From Mustela erminea isolate mMusErm1 chromosome 1, mMusErm1.Pri, whole genome shotgun sequence, a single genomic window includes:
- the WNT5A gene encoding protein Wnt-5a isoform X3 translates to MSSKFFLMALAIFFSFAQVVIEANSWWSLGMNNPVQMSEVYIIGAQPLCSQLAGLSQGQKKLCHLYQDHMQYIGEGAKTGIKECQYQFRHRRWNCSTVDNTSVFGRVMQIGSRETAFTYAVSAAGVVNAMSRACREGELSTCGCSRAARPKDLPRDWLWGGCGDNIDYGYRFAKEFVDARERERIHAKGSYESARILMNLHNNEAGRRTVYNLADVACKCHGVSGSCSLKTCWLQLADFRKVGDALKEKYDSAAAMRLNSRGKLVQVNSRFNSPTTQDLVYIDPSPDYCVRNESTGSLGTQGRLCNKTSEGMDGCELMCCGRGYDQFKTVQTERCHCKFHWCCYVKCKKCTEIVDQFVCK, encoded by the exons GTCGCTAGGTATGAATAACCCTGTTCAGATGTCAGAAGTATATATCATAGGAGCACAGCCTCTCTGCAGCCAGCTGGCAGGACTTTCTCAAGGACAGAAGAAACTGTGCCACTTGTACCAAGACCACATGCAGTACATCGGAGAAGGCGCGAAGACGGGCATCAAGGAGTGCCAGTATCAGTTCCGGCATCGGCGTTGGAACTGCAGCACCGTGGACAACACCTCTGTGTTCGGCCGGGTCATGCAGATAG GCAGCCGCGAGACGGCCTTCACGTACGCGGTGAGCGCCGCGGGGGTGGTGAACGCCATGAGCCGCGCGTGCCGCGAGGGCGAGCTGTCCACCTGCGGCTGCAGCCGCGCCGCGCGCCCCAAGGACCTGCCGCGGGACTGGCTGTGGGGCGGCTGCGGGGACAACATCGACTACGGCTACCGCTTCGCCAAGGAGTTCGTGGACGCGCGCGAGCGGGAGCGCATCCACGCCAAGGGCTCGTACGAGAGCGCGCGCATCCTCATGAACTTGCACAACAACGAGGCCGGCCGCAGG ACGGTGTACAACCTGGCCGATGTGGCCTGCAAGTGCCACGGGGTGTCGGGCTCCTGCAGCCTCAAGACGTGCTGGCTGCAGCTGGCTGACTTCCGGAAGGTGGGCGACGCCCTGAAGGAGAAGTACGACAGCGCGGCGGCCATGCGGCTCAACAGCCGGGGCAAGCTGGTGCAGGTCAACAGCCGCTTCAACTCGCCCACCACGCAGGACCTGGTCTACATCGACCCCAGCCCTGACTACTGCGTGCGCAATGAGAGCACGGGCTCGCTGGGCACGCAGGGCCGCCTGTGCAACAAGACGTCGGAGGGCATGGACGGCTGCGAGCTCATGTGCTGCGGCCGCGGCTACGACCAGTTCAAGACCGTGCAGACGGAGCGCTGCCACTGCAAGTTCCACTGGTGCTGCTACGTCAAGTGCAAGAAGTGCACGGAGATCGTGGACCAGTTCGTGTGCAAATAG